DNA from Entelurus aequoreus isolate RoL-2023_Sb unplaced genomic scaffold, RoL_Eaeq_v1.1 HiC_scaffold_288, whole genome shotgun sequence:
caatgaccaccattgccagtatgccaatgaccaccattgccagtatgccaatgaccaccattgccagtatgccattgaccaccattgccagtatgccaatgaccaccattgccagtatgccattgaccaccattgccagtatgccattgaccaccattgccagtatgccaatgaccaccattgccagtatgccaatgaccaccattgccagtatgccattgaccaccatGCCATTAAGATCGTAAGGGAATTTCTTACAACAAAACTATGACTTACTGACTTGATAGATGAAGCCTGAGTAAAAAGTAAAGATGTCAAGGAGGCATATGGCTTTAATAGGGACATCAATTCAAATTGTATCCACAAAGGGACATAGTTGAATAATTCATAGTCTGATGAcccccattgccagtatgccaatgaccaccattgccagtatgccaatgaccaccattgccagtatgccaatgaccaccattgccagtatgccattgaccaccattgccagtatgccaatgaccaccattgccagtatgccattgaccaccattgccagtatgccattgaccaccattgccagtatgccaatgaccaccattgccagtatgccaatgaccaccattgccagtatgccattgaccaccatGCCATTAAGATCGTAAGGGAATTTCTTACAACAAAACTATGACTTACTGACTTGATAGATGAAGCCTGAGTAAAAAGTAAAGATGTCAAGGAGGCATATGGCTTTAATAGGGACATCAATTCAAATTGTATCCACAAAGGGACATAGTTGAATAATTCATAGTCTGATGAcccccattgccagtatgccaatgaccaccattgccagtatgccaatgaccaccattgccagtatgccattgaccaccattgccagtatgccaatgaccaccattgccagtatgccattgaccaccattgccagtatgccattgaccaccattgccagtatgccattgaccaccattgccagtatgccaatgaccaccattgccagtatgccattgaccaccattgccagtatgccaatgaccaccattgccagtatgccaatgaccaccattgccagtatgccaatgaccaccattgccagtatgccattgaccaccattgccagtatgccgatgaccaccattgccagtatgccgatgaccaccattgccagtatgccattgaccaccattgccagtatgccaatgaccaccattgccagtatgccattgaccaccattgccagtatgccattgaccaccattgccagtatgccaatgaccaccattgccagtatgccaatgaccaccattgccagtatgccaatgaccaccattgccagtatgccaatgaccaccattgccagtatgccattgaccaccattgccagtatgccgatgaccaccattgccagtatgccgatgaccaccattgccagtatgccattgaccaccattgccagtatgccaatgaccaccattgccagtatgccattgaccaccattgccagtatgccattgaccaccattgccagtatgccaatgaccaccattgccagtatgccaatgaccaccattgccagtacgCCGATGACCACCATTGACAGTAGGCCGATGACCACCATCAGGGGCGCCGcttgggattttgggccccatgaaaagaatctttacagggcccccaacacagcggcaacattataatttcatcatcattaggggcttctctgggcccccctccatcatgggcccctagaatccgtctcctttaccccccccccttTTTCGGCGCTcctgaccaccattgccagtatgccgatgaccaccattgccagtacgCCGATGAcccccattgccagtatgccaatgaccacatgcgggtctcgtggaaaagcagcaaaacgtttctctgcttgcatcacgcaagtgacagcaatgttcggccctcgagagccatataccacaccatgattggtagatttcttgtagcccggaagagttaggcctacaaggggttctgggtatttgttctgttgtgtttatgttgtgttacgtgttgatgttctcccaaaatgtgtttgtcattcttgtttggtgtgggttcacagtgtggcgcatgtttcaGACCCTGGTGTACATGCTTCGACAATTGAAATGAATTATTgacagactatcttctgattttacactgctttcatattgttcacaggtaaaataattacagttttttacaatcgcagagaaaaaattattatcagggtctatccCCATATCCGTCTCTGTTGTGGCatgctcttgatactcacacatgtccagttctttttgttgatgttgtaggatcttctgtaacatgtccatatcaatacttggtgtggtctgtgttcttggtgtgggtagcattgagatgatgtagacgtcacaaagctacattgataccaagtactgcatcaatgtcaatacttatcaagatcttctattttcttcaccaccaagacttttgcttcctccggcgtcccatttagtttgatgaagatcttacagttcgttacccaggtttgttgaatcttgctttgccttttaagttgtcgtgcgatccttgcgatgtcagcatttttctttgTCAAGTGCTCATTTATGAAAACATCTGTACCTTTCAGTTTGCGTCCTTGCTTCAAAGTGCGATTTTCTTTTTCCGGTTTGTGAATCTCATAATGACAGCTGGTGGTCTCTGGTTCTTCATGGGCAGCGGGTGACAAGCCTCtatgtgctccaggtccatctctatccccTTGCTCTGGAGATAGGAAGCCACCTGCTGCCCCACCGACTGTGTCTCCTGCTCGCTGGGCTCCGCACGTGCATAGGAGCGCGGCTtaattttgatgccggtgatgaccacatcattcatgcggAAGTATTGCTCGAGCTCGTCCACTCGCCGCTCCAGATCCACAATGCGCCGGTCCTTCtccacgttctggaggcgtagCTGTTTCACCTCCTCTAGAACCTCAAGAAGCTGCTCCTGCTGCGCCCTGACCGCAGTCACATCGCTGCACAGGGAGTGGAGTGCGAGCCTCATCTCCTCGAACTCCTCCAATGTCTGGCTTTTCCTCGGTGGAGGCATTGTGATGGTCTATATGCCTacgcatccagcaacagaagaaAAAAATCCCACCTCCGTATCTCAGGCTGCTAATGCTAGCCGGCTTCGGTGTGCTAGCCcgcagcaccgatcgacacaagcggcaaagtgtcacggcacagtgacacagcgaagtcaaaaaagcacaaaaaagtacaaaaattaaGTGATTTATCAAGTAGTCGACTTCGACTTTCTTACCcccgccaaagaggttatgttttcaccaagttttgtttttctgtttgttagcaaaataactcaaaaagttacatatatattttgatgacatttttcaggaaatgtccaaaaagtACCCAATTCCTCTCATCGACTTCGAACACACTTTACTTCCTGCTTATAGCTTTCGCGCCCCGAAACAAAATAAACtctttattttatgaatgtatgcAAAGTAAATCTCTGTGGGATGATGTACAATATTGGCTTTTGCCTGACACTCCAAACTTTGATTGCTATTGATGATGTTTTGgggatgttaaaaaagaaaaaaaaacttaaaaaatgtttaaaacacaataaaggggaatttttttttaatccgcaaatgtaaatttttaaaaacaaaaccatccttccacaaacaattcagccattttctctcacttttatattgcataaaggtctggggacatacatataaaacaatcacaacacaatcatattaaaaaagagagtaataaagatcaTTAATAAAATGGAATATAGAGATCCAACAAATGATTCATGAAAACACGCATTTTACAAAtgtataaaagacaactgttcaaatgatctttaaagtaaataataatatgcttcctgaagtggtccagaagatgtttcagatgtgaaccagtaaatagtTATATCATATAAAAGGTGCTAATCTATGGGATCATTAACAATTAGAAATGAAAATACGTAACACTTCAATATTTCAAACACCTATAGAAAACACTTAAGAATAAGTCTAAAATTgtattatgaatatatatacacataaaatgtttgtgtgtaaaaaaatccttgtactgtttactctcactttttcagtcaaattgttctgttctTTTCTAATAAAAGTACACAAGGTTGCATATTATTGCGtgtacttgactgaaaaaagCACTAATAAAAAatatctaatctataaatgtagaagcatattaaaaacatgttatatgtgctgatgttgttagaaagtcaaaattaaagtcttgacagtttatttcaaatcctgcagtttcatttgctgctgctgttctcaccagcacacttgtgtttcttacactggtacttatgagagaatctttcaccacacacactgcaactcaacactttctctcctgggtgtgttctcatgtgtgctacaAGGTTTGCTCGTTGACAAAAGCTTCtgttgcagattgaacaggaatgtgatttttcaccagtgtgtgttctcttgtgtgTTTTCATATTGTGACTTTctctaaaacctttaccacagattgagcaggtaaaaggtttttcaccagtgtgtgttctcttgtgtACTTCCAAATGGTTTCTTTGTGCAAAActtttactacagattgaacagacATAAGGTTTTTCTCCACtgtgtattttcatgtgttttttcaaactctgactttgtgcaaaacctttaccacaggttaaACAGGAAAaaagtttttcaccagtgtgtattctcatgtgtactttcaaattctGACTGtgagtaaaacctttaccacagattgaacagataaaagatttttcaccagtgtgtgttctcatgtgtactttcaaattgcaACTCTCTaaaaaacctttactacagactgaacaggtaaaaggtttttctccggtgtgtgtactcatgtgtcttttcagaaGACATTggtatttaaaggttttgtcacagtgagaacatttcaagtgagtgttgtcagtgtgacatgtcttatcatctttagagtgttcatcatcagtgtcaggagagtgtgacgttgtgtcctcactatctgatagtggagctaagagcttgtctgcttgtgatcctccacagtggtctccatcagcttctgttgtcatgtgttgtgttgagctgctgcttggaggctccgcctctctcttctcctcactttcacctttgacctcattatCTTCacccttcacagggacaccagtcactgggaactccaccaGTCCTTCAAGATGATCTCCCTTCTGACTGATGTTGTATTCCACCTCCTCTTCTTTAATGTGGGAGATCTGTGgtgcctcctcttcctttttaaagtGGAGGGTCAGTGGTTCCTCCTTGTTCCATTTAATGTTGGGGGTCAGTGGGTCCTTCACTTTCTTTATAAAGTGTGGGGTCTCTGGCACCTCCTCTTCATCTTTAAAGTGGGGGGTGAGTGGGTCCTTGTCTTCCTCTTTAAAGTAAGAGGGCTGTGGCTTCTCCTTCACCATCCTGAAGCTCCACTCCTGTTGCTCAGAgagaagatgttcttcacagacgtctgcaggacacattaCAATTACTTTTATTAGAAATAAACAGGACTTTTCCTCAAGTGTTTGTTTCCACTCTGAAGTGGCACGCAGGGATAAGGCTGAGTCCACACAAACCCTCATGGTAGCACAAGACATTATTCTATCCTTTCTGGGTGGGCCCACACACGCACATTAACATGCGTTACATAGCACCCTCTCCATTTTACAGAGTTCCAACAATGAAGAGGTGTTGTATAGTTCACATACACGCGTCTGTTAAATGACATATATTAGATGTATAGAGATGACATGGACACATCTTTCATAGATTTTCAAAAGAACTGACATCTGACAAACCAGACTGTTAGTATCTGACTGTAAAATACATGATCATCTTTATAGATCAGTCAAATCATACTGTCAGTGACCT
Protein-coding regions in this window:
- the LOC133645509 gene encoding zinc finger protein 771-like; translated protein: VQQPPHIKEEEEEVWISQEGECLLGQEEDDVTKFPLTVVSVKTEEHEDKPPESSQLHHSPNVCEEHLLSEQQEWSFRMVKEKPQPSYFKEEDKDPLTPHFKDEEEVPETPHFIKKVKDPLTPNIKWNKEEPLTLHFKKEEEAPQISHIKEEEVEYNISQKGDHLEGLVEFPVTGVPVKGEDNEVKGESEEKREAEPPSSSSTQHMTTEADGDHCGGSQADKLLAPLSDSEDTTSHSPDTDDEHSKDDKTCHTDNTHLKCSHCDKTFKYQCLLKRHMSTHTGEKPFTCSVCSKGFLESCNLKVHMRTHTGEKSFICSICGKGFTHSQNLKVHMRIHTGEKLFSCLTCGKGFAQSQSLKKHMKIHSGEKPYVCSICSKSFAQRNHLEVHKRTHTGEKPFTCSICGKGFRESHNMKTHKRTHTGEKSHSCSICNRSFCQRANLVAHMRTHPGEKVLSCSVCGERFSHKYQCKKHKCAGENSSSK